CTATGAAAGCTTTATTAATTAGTATTCTATTATTAGGTATTTTTTCGTGTACCAGTAAACCGGCGCCCCAACCTGAAATAATGGTTCAGGAACTTGAGACGCCGAAGCAGGAGGAGCCGGTTCAAACCCCGGTGGCGGTAGTTGTGGAGGATGCGGCGGATTTTGATCCCAAGAGCATAACCAAGGAAGTGTATAATTCTACCAAGGAGGAGATGCAGCGTCTTATCGAGGATATTAACCGGGTTATCCGGACAAAGGACTATGCCAAATGGATTAACTACCTGGCGGATGATTTTATCCAGGCCATCAATTCACCGGCTTTTTTGGCCGATCTTTCCGAATCGTCCCGGCAGCTGAAGGGCCAGAATATCGTTCTTAAGACCCCGCAGGATTATTTTACCTATGTGGTGGTTGCCTCCCGGGAGAATATCAGGGTGGACGCATCCCTTGACGATATTGAGTTTTTAAGCCATAACCGGGTAAAGGCTTATACTATAAATGCCCGAAAACAGCGTTTACGGCTCTTTGAATTTGTGAAAGACGGTGATTCATGGAAAATTGCCTTTTCCGGTTGAGTTTTTAGGTGGGATTTGTATTTAACGACGCCCCGAAGATGCCATGAACAGGAATTATTCGGGGGATTTAAATAAATAATAGGAGGAGTTATTTGATGATAACTCAAAAACGTGTTTTAGCGGTGGTTACCGCAGGTCTTCTTACGATATCCCTGGGGATTGCACAGGAGATGTCCGTGGAAGAATCTTATCTCCAGGAATCTATTGAAAATATGATTATCCGGGAGCAGAGCCAGGCTGATGGACGGGATACGAAACTGGTTGCCCTGGAATATATCGCCGACGCGATAAACCATGGTAATACCAGCGAAGATGTGCGGACCGCCCTTGAATACCTTTCCTTGGAAGGACTTACCAACCAAGTTCGGGAAAACGGTAGGCTGATGAATAACTTCCCCGATGTCCGGGCTCGGGCGGCGGCCTATCTGGGGGAAATCGGTACCCCGGAAGCGAAAAACACCCTCCTGAAGATCATGCTGGCGGAGACGGAGCCGATGGTGCTAACCGAAGCGGTTAAATCGCTGGCAAAAATCGGTCTTAACGAGAATGAGGAAACGGCAAACACCATCTCCTGGGTAGTGACCCGTTTTGATGTGCTCAATCCGGATAACCTTCTGGCCCTTTCCGCCCTGGAAGCCTTCGAAATCCTGGCGCAAAAAAACGGCGGTTTAAAGGATCCCTCCGCAGTAAGGACCATACTCCGTATTGCCGATGGTCATTACATTAAACCGGTTCAGGACCGGGCGCGGCAGCTGATTTTTGATCTGCGGCAGTACAGTAAATAATTCGACCGGATACCCTGACAGGAGCGCGTAGGAATGGCCAGTGCAGCAACCGGAACGGCGAACAACTTTCTGGAAAAGTACGGTGATCGGACCATTACCTGCACCCCCTATGCGCTCTCAAAGTTGGGGGTAGAAAAAAACAAGTGCTTCTTCAAAATAGAAGAGTACAGTATCCTCTGTATCCCCTTTCAGTTTGGCTTTAAGCGGTCCCTTTTTCTCGCCACCATTACCCCGCGGGAATTGATTTTTTTTCAAAAGTATGTAAATACCATCATCGGCCTTTCCATTTCCTTTGTCCCCCCTAACCGGTCGCCGGCTAAGTTTTTGCTCCGCTGTACCCTTAATTCCCTGGGGCAGATGAAGGGCCGGGAAAATGTGGGGCTCTTTGTGGCGGATTTTAAAACCAACCCGGAGGAATTAATCATACTTCTGGGGGGGTTCCTGGAAACCCAGGACCGGCTGCAGGTTCAGTATGAAGAATACGGAAGTATGCTGATAAAAATGACCTCCCCGGTGGCCAAACAGCTGGGGTATAATCTGGAATCGGTGATCTCCGAACCGGGAAAGGAAACGCGGAAAATACAGATCCTCAGCCTGACTTCCAAGACCATTGAACACATGGAGGCCGAAGGGACGCCGGTTCGCCTTCCCGGAACTCCGGTGGCCTATGAAATTATTTTAAAAAAGGCCCGCTTGCTCCTGTCGGGAACTGTGGCCGCCGCAGATGTCCTTCCCCAAGGCCTGGTCCGGACCGTATCGAACCTCAGCTATTCGCCGGAACTAGTAGAAATAATAGATGACTATTGGTACACTATCAGAAATCCGGTGAAGATTGCCAAATGATTCACCCCTGAATCGGAGATCACATGTCAGATATAATTGAACCTCGAATTTTGAAGGGTTTTCGGGATTTTCTCCCCCCCTCGGAGATTGAACGCCGTTTATTGCTGGAAAAGGTGGAAGAATCCTTTCGTTCCTTTGGATTTGTCCCTATCGATACCCCTGCTCTGGAGTACGCAGAAATACTTCTGGGAAAGGGGGGCGGCGAGACGGAAAAGCAGATCTACCGCTTCACCGATAACGGCGGCCGGGATGTTGCCCTCCGGTTTGATCTCACCGTTCCCTTTGCCCGTTTTCTCGCGGAGCACCGGGAGGAACTATCCCTGCCCTTCAAACGGTACCATATTGCCAAGGTCTGGCGTGGGGAAAATACCCAGCGGGGCCGGTACCGGGAATTTACCCAGTGCGATTTTGATACCGTGGGCAGCGATACCGCCGCTGCGGATTTTGAGATACTCCTGATGATCCAAAGCACCCTGAAAAACATAAACGCCGGGGAACTAACCATCCGGGTAAACCATCGGGGGCTCTTTAACCGCTTCCTGGACAAGATAGGCGTCTCGGATAAATCGGTAGAAATACTGCGGACCGTGGATAAGCTCTCCAAGGTCGGACAGGATGCTACGCTGGAAACCCTGAAAACCCTGGTGGGATCCGAAAATGCCCGGAGCATCCTGGACTACATAGCGCCCCGTGGAAGTTTTGAGGAAACCCTGGAAGCCCTCACCAAAGCTGCGGGTGGCCCCTGCCCCGAATCGGAACGGCTTACTCTGATCCGCCGCTTTATGACCGATACGGGAACCGCAGATTCCTTCACCCTGGACCCCTCAATTACCCGGGGCCTTGATTACTATACCGGAGTGGTGTACGAGACCTTCCTCAATGAACTGCCGGAAATCGGTTCGGTATGTTCCGGCGGGCGCTACGATGATCTGGCGGGGCTCTACTCAAAAGAAAAACTAAGCGGGGTAGGATCCTCCATAGGACTGGACCGGCTTATCGCCGGCCTGGAAAGCCTGGGCAAACTCAAAGGCCGGGGAAGCTACGCCCGGGCTGCGGTGGCCTGTATCAGGGAAGAGGACGGCGGGATAAGCCAGGGGATCGGGCAGAAGCTCCGGGAAGCGGGGATTAACTGCGAAGTATTCCTGGACGAAAAAAAACTTACCCAGCAATTTATATTGGCGGAAAAAAAAGGAATCCCCTGGATGATCATACCCGATGGCGGCGCCCTTACCCTGCGGAACCTTTCGGCCCGGGAAAACCGGGAAGGGCTTACCGTGGATAGTATTATTGACGTACTAAAAAAAGGAGAGATAGCATGAACTATCAACCCAAGAGGGTCCTTTTCGGCCTTCTCCTGGCAGCATTCCTGTCGGCGCCACTCTTTGCCCAAAGCCCGGCGGCCGTGGAAACCCTGGAACAACTGGACGGGGAAGCGGCAAAACTGGGCGCCGCTATTATCCAAAAACTGGGAACCCTTGGGACCGGTCTCCGGATACGGTTTGGCGAATTCTCCTTTGAAGGGACCGATACAAGCCTCGGTACCTATCTGACAAACCAGCTTGCCGCCGTCCTGGTCAAAGCGGGGGGCAGCGGGTATACGATTATCACCGGTCCTGTTACCGCTTCCACCGGTGAAAACGCCTATACCCTGAGCGGGGAAATCCTGCAGCTTGGCGCCAATATACGGGTTTACACCAAGCTCACCCGTTCCCAGGATTCGTCCCTGGGCGCCGTATGGAACACCGATTTTACGCTGAGCTCCTTTATAGAGGATCTAACCGCCGTTTCTTCACCATCATCCTCCAACCGGGTCCGTCGGGACAGCTACGAGACGGACAGCAGGGATGCTCCCGTAGCGGCGGCGATCGGCGCCTGGATATCCCGGACCATTCACGAGGGGGATGAGGATTGGTTCCAGGTAAGCTCCGATAGGGCCGGAGTACTGGTCCTGGAAACTTCCAACAGTTCCTTTGACCCGTATATGGAGTTATACGATGAATCGGGTTACAATCAGCTCGATGAGGATGATGATGGCGGTGATAATTCCAACCCGCGTATCGAAGTGAACGCCGAAGCGGGCCAGGTTTTTATTGTCAAAGTCCGGGGTTATGGCTCCAGCGAAACCGGAGACTACCGTTTCCGGGCAAACCTTGAAGCGGTAGAGGAAGATGCAACCGAACCCAACGATTCTATCGAACAGGCCACGCTGCTTGAACTGGGTTCAGGACCGCTTAGCGCTTCGCTCCGGAGCAGATCCGATGTTGACTTCTACCGCCTGGAAATCCCCGCTGCCGGCCGCCTTACGGTCTATACTGAAAGCAGAATGGATACCCTCTTAACCCTTTACGATGGGGAGGGCGAAATAATCGACGAGGATGACGACTCCGGTAACGGCGGCAACGCCCGTATTTCCCGGGACGTTCCCGCCGGAACCGTCTACATCAAAGTCAGGGGCTACGACGGCGAACGGGGAAGCTATACGCTGCACTTTGAATACTAAGCCCAGGTCTCCACGGCTTTTTTAAAGGCTTCCCCGGAAGCGCGGATAACCTTTTCGTCCACACAGTAGGCGAAGCGGAGCCAGCCGGGTTTGCCGAAGCCGCTGCCGGGGACACCCAGGATCAGGTATTGCTTTAAGTGGTTCACGAAAGCGCCGTCATCACCCACAGTGTTACTGTCTCCGCCTTTCTTAGGCGGAACTTTACAAAATAGGTAGAAGGCGCCCTCGGGTTCCGCATAGGGGATGCCCGCTTTATCCAAAACTTCCTTAAAGGCGTCCCGGCGGCGGGCGTACACACCCACATCCACCGATTCTTCCGTAAGTTC
This genomic interval from Treponema primitia ZAS-1 contains the following:
- a CDS encoding HEAT repeat domain-containing protein translates to MITQKRVLAVVTAGLLTISLGIAQEMSVEESYLQESIENMIIREQSQADGRDTKLVALEYIADAINHGNTSEDVRTALEYLSLEGLTNQVRENGRLMNNFPDVRARAAAYLGEIGTPEAKNTLLKIMLAETEPMVLTEAVKSLAKIGLNENEETANTISWVVTRFDVLNPDNLLALSALEAFEILAQKNGGLKDPSAVRTILRIADGHYIKPVQDRARQLIFDLRQYSK
- a CDS encoding PilZN3 domain-containing protein encodes the protein MASAATGTANNFLEKYGDRTITCTPYALSKLGVEKNKCFFKIEEYSILCIPFQFGFKRSLFLATITPRELIFFQKYVNTIIGLSISFVPPNRSPAKFLLRCTLNSLGQMKGRENVGLFVADFKTNPEELIILLGGFLETQDRLQVQYEEYGSMLIKMTSPVAKQLGYNLESVISEPGKETRKIQILSLTSKTIEHMEAEGTPVRLPGTPVAYEIILKKARLLLSGTVAAADVLPQGLVRTVSNLSYSPELVEIIDDYWYTIRNPVKIAK
- the hisS gene encoding histidine--tRNA ligase; protein product: MSDIIEPRILKGFRDFLPPSEIERRLLLEKVEESFRSFGFVPIDTPALEYAEILLGKGGGETEKQIYRFTDNGGRDVALRFDLTVPFARFLAEHREELSLPFKRYHIAKVWRGENTQRGRYREFTQCDFDTVGSDTAAADFEILLMIQSTLKNINAGELTIRVNHRGLFNRFLDKIGVSDKSVEILRTVDKLSKVGQDATLETLKTLVGSENARSILDYIAPRGSFEETLEALTKAAGGPCPESERLTLIRRFMTDTGTADSFTLDPSITRGLDYYTGVVYETFLNELPEIGSVCSGGRYDDLAGLYSKEKLSGVGSSIGLDRLIAGLESLGKLKGRGSYARAAVACIREEDGGISQGIGQKLREAGINCEVFLDEKKLTQQFILAEKKGIPWMIIPDGGALTLRNLSARENREGLTVDSIIDVLKKGEIA
- a CDS encoding PPC domain-containing protein, coding for MNYQPKRVLFGLLLAAFLSAPLFAQSPAAVETLEQLDGEAAKLGAAIIQKLGTLGTGLRIRFGEFSFEGTDTSLGTYLTNQLAAVLVKAGGSGYTIITGPVTASTGENAYTLSGEILQLGANIRVYTKLTRSQDSSLGAVWNTDFTLSSFIEDLTAVSSPSSSNRVRRDSYETDSRDAPVAAAIGAWISRTIHEGDEDWFQVSSDRAGVLVLETSNSSFDPYMELYDESGYNQLDEDDDGGDNSNPRIEVNAEAGQVFIVKVRGYGSSETGDYRFRANLEAVEEDATEPNDSIEQATLLELGSGPLSASLRSRSDVDFYRLEIPAAGRLTVYTESRMDTLLTLYDGEGEIIDEDDDSGNGGNARISRDVPAGTVYIKVRGYDGERGSYTLHFEY